A genomic stretch from Candidatus Alcyoniella australis includes:
- a CDS encoding FAD-dependent oxidoreductase — MSRISLFKLLPLLCVALLLTLCIACESGDDDDDDQAPPDAVSSASPDVVSAQLGGMHSGWGNADCAGCHGQMHYDGFLDGECVTCHGSNGAPLRPAGHALDQCSSCHAGSHAALNFVDERHCTACHKFDPQIQCPAEQDVDVVVIGAGGGGVAAAAALALAGMDVVLIEKHYKVGGYMTTFQRDGYTFEASLHAMSGLGEGGSTRAMFEDLDIMHRINPILCDPTYRAVFPGVDVLVPGDIWEYRKLLIESYPDEEDGIVELFEDMRRCSRALQELMALGDGVTIEEIFKLVNDLPYAINLLRYMDMPLAEMVGQYINDPELVGLFEQLVTYIGLGPSELQALYFVTMWGGYHLEGFYYFEGGSATITEGLAQVFLENGGSLRLNTTATKIVIQDGRAVQVQTADDACYNTRYVVSNANAWSTLLGMVGEEYLPADYVQKLKGMTLGVATLQVFMGVDYDYNDLFQGSHELMVNESNDMDVNFQYSSSGDLENTFFIISNYSKVDPGFAPEGKSSISLTTYLPYDIDQRWGFDEGYEEYLEYRENVAQVLIARAEEYLPGLSEHIEVLEIGTPVTNELFSFNPAGTILGWANTVDQGTLRRLQQQTPIENLYLAGAYTFPGGGQSAVLSSGQTAASMILEAEADQ, encoded by the coding sequence ATGTCCCGTATCAGCCTGTTCAAGTTGCTGCCGTTGCTGTGCGTGGCGCTGTTGCTCACGCTGTGCATTGCCTGCGAATCAGGCGACGATGACGACGACGACCAGGCGCCTCCCGATGCCGTGAGCAGCGCCAGCCCGGACGTAGTGTCGGCCCAACTGGGCGGCATGCACTCGGGGTGGGGCAACGCCGACTGCGCCGGGTGCCATGGACAGATGCACTACGATGGTTTTCTCGACGGCGAGTGCGTGACCTGCCACGGTTCCAACGGCGCGCCGTTGCGGCCCGCCGGACACGCCCTTGACCAATGCTCGAGCTGCCACGCGGGGAGCCATGCGGCGCTCAATTTCGTGGACGAACGCCACTGCACGGCCTGCCACAAGTTCGACCCGCAGATCCAGTGCCCGGCAGAGCAAGACGTCGACGTGGTGGTGATCGGCGCGGGCGGCGGCGGCGTGGCTGCCGCGGCAGCCCTGGCGCTGGCCGGGATGGACGTGGTGCTGATCGAGAAGCACTACAAGGTCGGCGGTTACATGACCACCTTCCAGCGCGACGGCTACACCTTCGAGGCTTCGCTGCACGCCATGAGCGGCCTGGGCGAGGGCGGCTCGACCCGCGCGATGTTCGAGGACCTGGACATCATGCATCGCATAAATCCGATTTTGTGCGACCCGACCTACCGCGCGGTCTTTCCCGGAGTCGACGTGCTGGTGCCCGGAGACATCTGGGAGTATCGCAAGCTGCTGATCGAGAGCTATCCCGACGAGGAAGACGGGATCGTCGAGCTGTTCGAGGACATGCGCCGTTGCAGCAGGGCGCTACAAGAGCTGATGGCCTTGGGCGATGGCGTAACCATCGAAGAGATTTTTAAGCTGGTCAACGATCTGCCCTACGCGATCAATCTGCTGCGCTACATGGACATGCCGCTGGCCGAGATGGTCGGCCAGTACATTAACGATCCTGAGCTGGTCGGACTGTTCGAACAATTAGTAACCTACATCGGCCTGGGCCCCTCCGAGCTGCAGGCGCTGTACTTCGTTACGATGTGGGGCGGCTACCACCTCGAGGGCTTCTACTATTTCGAGGGTGGGTCGGCCACCATCACCGAGGGGCTGGCGCAGGTGTTCCTTGAGAACGGCGGCAGCCTGCGGCTGAACACCACCGCTACCAAGATTGTGATCCAGGACGGCCGCGCGGTGCAGGTGCAGACCGCGGACGACGCTTGCTACAACACGCGCTACGTGGTCTCCAACGCCAACGCTTGGTCCACACTGCTGGGCATGGTCGGCGAGGAATATCTCCCCGCCGATTACGTGCAGAAGCTCAAGGGCATGACCCTGGGCGTGGCCACGCTGCAGGTTTTCATGGGCGTGGATTACGATTACAACGACCTGTTCCAGGGCTCGCACGAGCTGATGGTCAACGAGTCCAACGATATGGACGTTAACTTCCAGTATTCCTCCAGCGGTGATCTGGAAAACACGTTCTTCATTATCTCCAACTACTCCAAGGTCGATCCGGGCTTCGCGCCCGAGGGTAAGAGCTCGATCTCGCTCACGACCTATCTGCCCTACGACATCGACCAACGCTGGGGATTCGACGAGGGCTACGAGGAGTACCTGGAGTACCGCGAGAACGTGGCGCAGGTGTTGATCGCACGCGCAGAGGAATATTTGCCCGGACTGTCTGAACACATCGAGGTCTTGGAGATCGGCACGCCGGTGACCAACGAGCTGTTCAGTTTCAACCCGGCGGGCACGATCCTGGGTTGGGCCAATACCGTGGACCAGGGCACGTTGCGCAGGCTGCAGCAGCAGACACCGATCGAGAACCTCTATCTTGCCGGCGCCTATACTTTCCCCGGCGGCGGGCAGTCCGCAGTGCTCAGCTCGGGCCAGACCGCGGCATCGATGATCCTCGAGGCTGAGGCGGATCAATAA
- a CDS encoding DsrE/DsrF/DrsH-like family protein translates to MSAEIQTQLDELKAAVAQTGTGQQNKLSMVVFSGDLDKLMAAMIIATGAAAMGMQVVQFFTFWGTTALRKPQGKVRGKDLMSKMFGMLLPKGRNKTKLSQMNMAGMGTAMMKDLMKKKNAPSLDQLFEMAAMLGIKIKVCEMSMDLMGFKREEIIEYPDLDYCGVATFLAEAKDSKIQLFI, encoded by the coding sequence ATGAGCGCTGAAATACAGACACAATTGGACGAACTCAAGGCTGCGGTGGCTCAGACCGGGACCGGCCAGCAGAACAAGCTGTCGATGGTCGTCTTTTCCGGCGATCTGGATAAACTGATGGCGGCGATGATCATCGCCACGGGCGCGGCGGCCATGGGCATGCAGGTCGTGCAGTTCTTCACATTCTGGGGAACGACCGCCCTGCGCAAGCCCCAGGGCAAGGTGCGCGGCAAGGACCTGATGTCCAAGATGTTCGGCATGCTGCTCCCCAAGGGGCGCAACAAAACGAAACTCTCGCAGATGAACATGGCCGGCATGGGCACCGCGATGATGAAGGACCTGATGAAGAAGAAGAACGCGCCGAGCCTCGACCAGCTGTTCGAGATGGCGGCGATGCTCGGCATCAAGATCAAGGTCTGCGAAATGTCGATGGACCTGATGGGCTTCAAGCGCGAGGAGATCATCGAATACCCCGATCTGGACTACTGCGGGGTGGCCACGTTCCTCGCCGAGGCCAAAGATTCAAAAATCCAGCTTTTCATCTAA
- a CDS encoding sulfurtransferase TusA family protein codes for MPDYAVTKTVDYKGLPCPMPVVKISQDISSVQTGEVIEVLTTDPGSLSDFPAWAQTTGHEIVETKQEAGMIRIFVKRLK; via the coding sequence ATGCCAGATTATGCAGTAACCAAGACGGTAGATTACAAGGGCCTGCCCTGTCCGATGCCCGTGGTCAAGATCAGCCAGGATATCAGCTCGGTCCAGACCGGCGAGGTGATCGAGGTGCTGACCACCGATCCGGGATCGCTTTCCGATTTCCCGGCCTGGGCCCAGACCACCGGGCACGAGATAGTCGAGACCAAGCAAGAGGCCGGGATGATCCGCATCTTTGTCAAGCGCCTGAAATAG
- a CDS encoding respiratory nitrate reductase subunit gamma, whose amino-acid sequence MIDKLFYFVTVPMVYLAVAWAIVGIIIRAVQIWRRPRHPFTLKVFEQRSTLLGRMPLIGAIVDVFTMPTVRKHQPLFWVFLGLFHLALLALLVAHLDLLPQINIMPTGSKHMLGYGGVGVVLTVSVLYFMWRRFRSPVREISVPADYLLLLLLFLIFITGDTISWANSWNSGGFVIGKPEFAAYLDGLVKFTFDNPRDVLYGSHYVVVVLHVLLANLLLLLLPFSKVMHFFFALPMNKLRRG is encoded by the coding sequence ATGATCGACAAGCTCTTCTATTTTGTGACCGTCCCGATGGTTTACCTGGCGGTGGCCTGGGCGATCGTCGGTATAATCATCCGCGCGGTCCAGATCTGGCGCAGACCGCGGCACCCGTTCACGCTCAAGGTCTTTGAGCAGCGCAGCACGCTGCTTGGCCGCATGCCGCTGATCGGAGCGATCGTCGACGTCTTTACCATGCCCACGGTGCGCAAACATCAGCCGCTGTTCTGGGTCTTTCTCGGACTGTTCCATCTGGCGCTGCTGGCGCTGCTCGTTGCGCACCTGGACCTGCTGCCGCAGATCAACATCATGCCTACCGGGTCCAAGCACATGCTGGGATACGGCGGCGTGGGCGTGGTGCTGACCGTGTCCGTGCTGTACTTCATGTGGCGCAGGTTCCGCAGCCCGGTACGCGAGATCAGCGTGCCCGCCGACTACCTGCTGCTGCTGTTGCTGTTCCTGATCTTTATCACCGGCGACACGATTAGTTGGGCCAACTCCTGGAACAGCGGCGGGTTCGTGATCGGCAAGCCCGAGTTTGCGGCCTACCTCGATGGTCTGGTCAAGTTCACGTTCGACAATCCGCGCGACGTGCTCTACGGCTCGCACTACGTGGTGGTGGTACTCCACGTGCTGTTGGCCAACCTGCTGTTGCTGCTGCTGCCTTTTAGCAAGGTGATGCACTTCTTCTTCGCGCTGCCGATGAACAAGCTTCGCAGGGGATGA
- a CDS encoding (Fe-S)-binding protein: MEDDQRQELLKLFRERLTSAVRMYMENCTRCGLCIEACHAYASSPETRYSAVGRAQNIRRLFDRYFKLSGKLAPALNEAIDLDDGWLDKIYETAYTCTGCRRCMTYCPFGIDTQTIQGIAKMLLIGSDKEPKVLSMLSDMSIAKGQNIEQTKQTFAQAVHNLESEVLDMWRSEGGQEAVPLDVMGANVLYVALAGKHSMIPAAAIMNAAQEKWSLSYFEAVNFGAFVGNPQKTREISQRIIDEAVRLGVKEVAICECGTAYRVMKQQMGELPFEVISFVELMARYLREGRIKVDRSKIEGRLTYHDPCQIARNGGIYEDPRYIIEQLTGEFVEMQPNRAANWCCGGGGGLVAMGEKDFRMKSAKVKADQVRDTGAKVLATACENCHTQLSDLNEHYQLDVKVEYLSNLVAEALVQD, translated from the coding sequence ATGGAAGACGACCAGAGACAGGAACTGCTGAAGCTGTTCCGCGAGCGGCTGACCTCCGCGGTGCGGATGTACATGGAGAACTGCACGCGTTGTGGCCTGTGCATCGAGGCCTGCCACGCCTATGCCTCGTCGCCCGAGACCCGCTACAGCGCGGTTGGCCGCGCACAGAACATCCGCCGACTGTTCGACCGCTACTTCAAGCTCAGCGGCAAGCTGGCCCCGGCGCTGAACGAGGCGATCGATCTGGACGACGGTTGGCTGGACAAGATCTACGAGACGGCCTACACCTGCACCGGCTGCCGCCGCTGCATGACCTATTGCCCGTTCGGTATCGATACCCAGACGATCCAGGGCATTGCCAAGATGCTGCTGATCGGCTCGGACAAAGAGCCCAAGGTGCTGAGCATGCTCTCGGACATGTCGATCGCCAAAGGCCAGAACATCGAGCAGACCAAGCAGACCTTTGCCCAGGCCGTGCACAATCTCGAGTCCGAGGTGCTCGATATGTGGCGCAGCGAAGGCGGGCAAGAGGCCGTGCCGCTGGACGTGATGGGCGCCAACGTGCTCTACGTGGCGCTGGCCGGCAAACACTCGATGATTCCCGCGGCAGCGATTATGAACGCGGCGCAGGAGAAGTGGTCGCTGTCCTACTTCGAGGCGGTCAACTTCGGCGCGTTCGTGGGCAACCCTCAGAAGACCCGTGAGATCTCGCAGCGGATTATCGACGAGGCCGTGCGCCTGGGCGTCAAAGAGGTGGCGATCTGCGAGTGCGGCACTGCCTACCGCGTGATGAAACAACAGATGGGCGAGCTGCCCTTCGAGGTGATCTCGTTCGTCGAGCTGATGGCGCGCTATTTGCGCGAGGGGCGGATCAAGGTCGATCGCAGCAAGATCGAGGGACGGCTGACCTACCACGACCCGTGTCAGATCGCGCGCAACGGCGGAATCTACGAGGATCCGCGCTACATCATTGAACAGCTCACCGGCGAGTTCGTCGAGATGCAGCCCAACCGCGCAGCCAACTGGTGTTGCGGCGGGGGCGGAGGCCTGGTGGCGATGGGCGAAAAGGACTTCCGCATGAAATCGGCAAAGGTCAAGGCCGACCAAGTGCGCGATACCGGCGCCAAGGTGCTGGCCACTGCCTGCGAGAACTGCCACACGCAGCTTTCAGACCTCAACGAGCATTATCAGCTGGACGTCAAGGTCGAGTACCTGTCGAACTTGGTGGCCGAGGCGCTGGTTCAGGATTAA